A region of Myxococcus stipitatus DSM 14675 DNA encodes the following proteins:
- a CDS encoding nucleotidyl transferase AbiEii/AbiGii toxin family protein translates to MSPDVHPLRSGVAVLRRLARSPDASSLVLRGGLMMRLWSGTVPRLVEDLDFLATFPFDVPRTLRLVEQVLSLDVEDGYSFGALRSEVIWEETDFPGVRLHVETRLPDTPSPFELRIDIGFGDETVPPPLWLDYPSTDGAPAHVLAVRPESMFAWKVHGLFERGKGRFRPKDLFDVFLLIRFASLEAPLLAPALRIAFDSRGDSLDLMERLVSGSFGQSPWSLEKWARYRAPQPEGRPEHLADVVQAVSHALRPVWETARTLPPT, encoded by the coding sequence ATGAGCCCCGACGTGCATCCGCTTCGCTCGGGAGTCGCGGTGTTGCGACGTCTCGCCCGCTCGCCGGACGCATCCTCCCTGGTCCTTCGCGGCGGGCTGATGATGCGCCTTTGGAGCGGCACCGTGCCTCGCCTGGTCGAGGACCTCGATTTCCTCGCGACCTTTCCGTTCGATGTCCCTCGGACACTGCGGCTCGTGGAGCAGGTGTTGAGCCTGGACGTCGAGGACGGCTACTCCTTCGGCGCGCTTCGCTCCGAGGTCATCTGGGAGGAGACCGACTTCCCCGGCGTGCGCCTCCACGTCGAGACGCGCCTGCCCGACACTCCCTCCCCCTTCGAGCTCCGCATCGACATCGGCTTTGGCGACGAGACGGTGCCTCCGCCCCTCTGGCTCGACTATCCGTCGACCGATGGCGCTCCCGCCCATGTGCTCGCCGTCCGCCCGGAGTCGATGTTCGCGTGGAAGGTCCACGGACTCTTCGAGCGAGGCAAGGGCCGCTTCCGCCCCAAGGACCTCTTCGACGTCTTCCTCCTCATCCGCTTCGCATCGCTCGAAGCGCCCCTGCTCGCGCCCGCGCTGCGAATCGCCTTCGACTCGCGCGGCGACTCCCTGGACTTGATGGAGCGACTCGTCTCCGGCTCGTTCGGCCAGAGCCCCTGGAGCCTGGAGAAGTGGGCGCGCTACCGAGCCCCCCAACCCGAAGGACGACCCGAGCACCTCGCCGACGTCGTCCAAGCCGTCAGCCATGCCCTCCGGCCCGTGTGGGAAACAGCGCGCACCCTGCCCCCCACCTGA
- a CDS encoding RNA ligase family protein gives MNLSDPELRPLGRKAYGSIPHLPGSRTGPADRHLPPALARVCTERVRDARDHVVVLEKLDGSCVAAARVGDTLLALGREGRLAAHSPNEARRLWAGWVAAHSERFMAVLKPGEWLVGEWLALAHSTRYALTHEPFVAFDLMSQGLSLPWAQVTERLRVADFVTPGLIHEGGPLDIEAAMSRLLPHGFHHAMDPVEGAVWRLERREEGTGVRVDFLAKYVRRDKVDGGLLPENTGRPALWNWRPEAPSSKDVLP, from the coding sequence GTGAACCTCTCCGACCCCGAGCTCCGTCCGCTGGGCCGAAAGGCCTACGGCTCGATTCCGCACCTGCCTGGTTCGCGAACCGGACCCGCGGACAGGCACCTTCCTCCCGCGCTCGCGCGTGTCTGCACCGAACGGGTGCGCGATGCTCGAGACCATGTCGTCGTCCTGGAGAAGCTGGACGGCTCCTGTGTCGCCGCGGCTCGAGTGGGCGACACACTCCTCGCGCTGGGCCGCGAAGGACGGCTGGCCGCACATTCTCCCAACGAAGCCCGCAGGCTCTGGGCAGGCTGGGTCGCGGCCCACTCGGAGCGGTTCATGGCGGTGTTGAAGCCCGGTGAGTGGCTCGTCGGCGAGTGGCTCGCGCTGGCGCACAGCACCCGCTATGCGCTCACCCATGAGCCCTTCGTGGCCTTCGACCTGATGAGCCAGGGTCTGAGCCTCCCGTGGGCGCAGGTGACCGAGCGTCTGCGCGTCGCGGACTTCGTCACCCCGGGCCTGATTCACGAAGGAGGGCCGCTGGATATCGAGGCGGCGATGTCTCGTCTCCTACCGCATGGGTTCCATCACGCCATGGACCCGGTGGAGGGCGCCGTGTGGCGGCTCGAGCGGCGGGAGGAGGGCACGGGTGTCAGGGTGGATTTCCTGGCCAAGTATGTCCGCCGCGACAAGGTGGACGGGGGCCTGCTTCCAGAGAACACCGGGCGCCCCGCCCTCTGGAACTGGCGCCCCGAAGCGCCCTCATCGAAGGACGTGCTCCCGTGA
- a CDS encoding carotenogenesis protein carS, producing the protein MIQDPSLIVKRDVDGAPVHIGDRVTVVPDSTDGTISPGFLGRTGTVVALVYDDPVQQYPADPLIQVRVDGLGDDLFFLDELVSDRVRARERVRPPRTKSHRLQ; encoded by the coding sequence ATGATCCAGGACCCCTCTCTCATCGTGAAGCGAGACGTGGACGGTGCCCCCGTGCACATCGGAGACCGCGTCACCGTCGTCCCCGATTCGACGGACGGCACCATCAGCCCGGGCTTCCTCGGCCGCACCGGCACCGTCGTGGCGCTCGTCTACGATGACCCCGTCCAGCAGTACCCCGCGGACCCGCTCATCCAGGTCCGCGTGGATGGGCTGGGCGATGACCTCTTCTTCCTCGATGAGCTGGTATCGGACCGGGTGCGTGCACGGGAACGGGTGCGGCCCCCGCGCACGAAGTCCCATCGCTTGCAGTAG
- a CDS encoding RNA polymerase sigma factor, with translation MGSPSDEALMERFCDGASDAFETLFARHSGRVQGFLTRMVRDGPLAEDLLQTTFLSVIRARGRYEPGTRFIPWLMTIAANAARDSLRHRHHVDAYASGAHTGAPTSAPPPSGDPSLRQHLLDALQQLPADHREAVVLSKVEGWSFDEIAELRGISAGAARLRAHRGYEKLREILGALGEA, from the coding sequence ATGGGAAGTCCCTCGGATGAAGCACTCATGGAACGGTTCTGCGACGGTGCATCAGACGCGTTCGAGACCTTGTTCGCCCGGCACTCTGGCCGGGTGCAGGGGTTCCTGACGCGAATGGTGCGGGACGGCCCGCTCGCCGAGGACCTCTTGCAGACGACATTCCTGTCCGTCATCCGAGCCCGAGGGCGCTACGAGCCCGGGACTCGCTTCATCCCCTGGCTGATGACCATCGCCGCGAATGCCGCGCGGGACTCGCTGCGTCATCGCCACCATGTGGATGCCTACGCCTCGGGGGCCCACACGGGAGCCCCCACCTCCGCGCCGCCGCCCTCGGGAGACCCGTCCCTGCGTCAGCACCTGCTGGACGCGCTCCAGCAGCTCCCCGCCGACCACCGCGAGGCCGTGGTGCTGAGCAAGGTGGAGGGCTGGTCCTTCGACGAGATTGCCGAGCTCCGAGGCATCAGCGCGGGCGCGGCGAGGCTCCGGGCCCACCGGGGTTACGAGAAGCTCCGGGAGATTCTCGGCGCGTTGGGAGAGGCGTGA
- a CDS encoding non-canonical purine NTP pyrophosphatase, protein MNRAILVTGNRHKADEVIRLLAGLDITWQKLPLPGFEDDALTAPLDLVSVAKHKVLAAFARLGAPCIVETTALELEGGESFSGARFKQELQTRGARDFFAEHGGRRGRTRVAVAYSAEGSPDRVQVFEGAISGSLLAQPRGEGGYGWDSAWLPDGYQRTLGEMEGNKFFVNMRHRPYLELADLLRPMSPGGAYEAHLTVSARSEEDLERFRAFCDAASVKCIFIELGRGAEPFQPMTASYHHGTLRHAQEEVRAMARALASQGFDVTRMKLEALGKNRDMPEDDDAARAQPANYFEFHVKVLLPASGGDLAALQARCARHGAHLSRNARKVREDGAAERFVTLRVHGLGRANADARFTALLEDLAGQGYPLTQRLREYTVYDSNHGLDRGWLESTP, encoded by the coding sequence GTGAATCGAGCCATTCTCGTCACTGGCAACCGCCACAAGGCCGATGAGGTCATCCGCCTCCTGGCGGGCCTCGACATCACCTGGCAGAAGCTCCCGCTCCCTGGCTTCGAGGACGATGCGCTCACGGCGCCGCTCGACCTTGTCTCGGTCGCGAAGCACAAGGTGCTGGCGGCCTTCGCGCGGCTCGGTGCTCCGTGCATCGTGGAGACCACCGCGCTGGAGCTGGAGGGCGGTGAGTCCTTCTCGGGCGCGCGCTTCAAGCAGGAGCTGCAGACGCGCGGGGCGCGGGACTTCTTCGCGGAGCATGGTGGCCGCCGGGGGCGCACTCGGGTGGCGGTGGCCTATTCCGCGGAGGGGAGTCCCGACCGTGTCCAGGTGTTCGAGGGCGCCATCTCGGGCTCGCTGCTCGCGCAGCCTCGTGGCGAGGGTGGGTATGGCTGGGACAGTGCGTGGCTGCCCGATGGGTATCAGCGGACGCTCGGCGAGATGGAGGGGAACAAGTTCTTCGTGAACATGCGGCACAGGCCCTACCTGGAGCTGGCGGACCTGCTGCGCCCCATGTCTCCTGGTGGCGCGTACGAGGCGCACCTCACCGTCTCCGCTCGCTCCGAGGAGGACCTCGAGCGCTTCCGCGCGTTCTGCGACGCGGCCTCGGTGAAGTGCATCTTCATCGAGCTGGGCCGAGGCGCCGAGCCGTTCCAGCCCATGACGGCCTCCTACCACCACGGCACGCTCCGGCATGCGCAGGAGGAAGTGAGGGCGATGGCGCGTGCGCTCGCGAGCCAGGGCTTCGACGTGACGCGCATGAAGCTGGAGGCGTTGGGGAAGAATCGCGACATGCCCGAGGACGACGACGCAGCGCGTGCTCAGCCCGCGAACTACTTCGAGTTCCACGTGAAGGTCCTCCTGCCCGCGAGCGGTGGGGACCTGGCCGCGCTCCAGGCGCGATGCGCGAGGCACGGCGCGCACCTGTCACGCAACGCGCGGAAGGTGCGTGAGGACGGCGCCGCCGAGCGATTCGTCACCTTGCGCGTCCACGGGCTCGGCCGAGCCAACGCCGACGCGCGCTTCACCGCGCTGCTGGAGGACCTCGCGGGCCAGGGCTATCCGCTCACGCAGCGGCTGCGCGAGTACACCGTCTACGACTCCAACCACGGCCTCGACCGAGGCTGGCTGGAGAGCACGCCATGA
- a CDS encoding metallophosphoesterase, translating to MPRWLSFLLWFVPILTLLGVAHVYLYRRLIRDMTAHRGLRRGAQVLLVSGFVGAAGFRSFGVWFPTEGVRLVGIGLLTWMGLVMYLFFCTLAVELAQRVASRAVRGPVPPASLPPSPERRAVLTGGLAVGAGVAGVGLSGFGAWRAFHPPDVRDTPVRLPRLPRALDGFSLVQLTDIHVGDVLQRHFVDELVARTNALKPDVIVITGDLVDGPVSRLGPYVAGFGALAARHGVFFVTGNHDYYSGATSWVAFLERLGITVLRNRAVSIGDTGASFSLAGVDDWSAFRMGEPGYDLDAALREVSPDRASVLLAHQPSNFDEVARRGVGLQISGHTHGGQMFPGNLVAGAIWGSRNAGLSRTGDSQLYVSRGCGFVGPPMRVGAPPEIARLVLMPG from the coding sequence ATGCCCCGCTGGCTCAGCTTCCTGTTGTGGTTCGTCCCCATCCTGACGTTGCTCGGCGTCGCGCACGTCTATCTCTATCGTCGGCTCATCCGCGACATGACGGCGCACCGGGGCCTCCGCCGGGGAGCCCAGGTCCTGCTCGTCTCGGGCTTCGTGGGCGCCGCCGGGTTCCGCTCCTTCGGCGTCTGGTTCCCCACGGAGGGCGTCCGGCTCGTGGGCATCGGGCTGCTCACGTGGATGGGCCTGGTGATGTACCTGTTCTTCTGCACGCTGGCCGTGGAGTTGGCGCAGCGCGTGGCGAGCCGGGCCGTGCGAGGCCCTGTGCCCCCCGCATCGCTCCCGCCCTCCCCCGAGCGACGCGCGGTCCTCACCGGAGGACTGGCCGTGGGCGCGGGCGTCGCGGGCGTCGGACTGAGCGGCTTCGGGGCCTGGCGCGCGTTCCACCCACCCGACGTGCGCGACACGCCCGTGCGCCTGCCGCGCCTGCCTCGGGCCCTGGATGGCTTCTCCCTGGTGCAGCTCACGGACATCCACGTGGGCGACGTGCTCCAGCGGCACTTCGTGGATGAGCTGGTCGCGCGCACCAACGCGCTGAAGCCCGACGTCATCGTCATCACCGGCGACCTGGTGGATGGGCCGGTGAGCAGGCTGGGACCCTACGTCGCGGGCTTCGGCGCGCTGGCCGCTCGCCATGGAGTGTTCTTCGTCACCGGCAATCATGATTACTATTCCGGCGCAACGTCATGGGTGGCCTTCCTGGAGCGACTGGGCATCACCGTGCTGCGCAACCGCGCCGTGTCCATCGGGGACACGGGAGCCTCTTTCTCATTGGCGGGGGTGGACGACTGGAGCGCATTCCGGATGGGCGAGCCCGGGTACGACCTGGACGCGGCGCTTCGCGAGGTGAGTCCGGACCGCGCCTCCGTGCTCCTGGCGCATCAGCCGTCCAACTTCGACGAAGTGGCCCGGCGCGGCGTGGGGCTCCAGATCTCCGGCCATACCCATGGCGGGCAGATGTTCCCGGGCAACCTGGTGGCGGGCGCCATCTGGGGCAGCCGCAATGCGGGGCTCAGCCGCACGGGCGACTCCCAGCTCTATGTCAGCCGGGGCTGCGGCTTCGTCGGCCCGCCCATGCGCGTGGGGGCCCCGCCAGAGATTGCCCGGCTGGTGTTGATGCCTGGGTGA